In one Brienomyrus brachyistius isolate T26 chromosome 12, BBRACH_0.4, whole genome shotgun sequence genomic region, the following are encoded:
- the LOC125704511 gene encoding macrophage mannose receptor 1-like — protein MERSLLLLLISGLYASCSCLSHHFYYVNMNKNWTEAQRYCRENYADLATFDDMKDMNEMLKTLGTSYNKVAWIGLEKGKQGKWQWSLADRDFYSDGETEFRNLDKNSSQAVKNDCALMVNNGKWQYCDCNQRFSFMCYNGTDPKNSQYIPVIFNVTWTYAQRICRYYFTDLVSIRNENENELLREVAAGVPMWIGLFSDTWKWSDNGNSSFRSWRAGQPDNYYGNENCAVSWLTDMEKGKMGDRPCNEKHPFICYSVMKPTTSQPSTMLLTSTNRPMTKQSITVPSTAVKNNQTMGGGHAAPLIQAASQASPHYLFRALLPACSLYLSLLHLL, from the exons ATGGAGCGAAGCCTCTTACTCCTGCTCATCTCAG GCCTCTACGCATCATGTTCATGTCTCTCCCATCATTTTTACTATGTGAACATGAATAAGAACTGGACTGAGGCACAGAGGTACTGCAGAGAGAATTACGCTGATCTGGCAACCTTCGATGACATGAAGGACATGAATGAGATGCTGAAGACTTTAGGCACCAGTTATAACAAAGTGGCCTGGATTGGCCTGGAGAAAGGAAAACAGGGGAAATGGCAGTGGTCCCTGGCAGACAGGGACTTTTACAGTGATGGAGAGACTGAGTTCCGGAACTTGGATAAGAATTCGTCACAGGCTGTGAAAAATGACTGTGCACTTATGGTAAATAATGGTAAATGGCAATATTGTGACTGCAACCAAAGATTCTCATTTATGTGTTATAACG GTACAGATCCCAAGAACAGTCAATACATCCCAGTTATATTCAATGTCACTTGGACATACGCTCAGCGTATCTGCAGATATTACTTTACAGACCTGGTCAGCATACGGAACGAAAATGAAAACGAGCTTTTACGCGAAGTCGCAGCAGGAGTGCCAATGTGGATCGGCTTGTTCAGCGATACCTGGAAATGGTCTGACAATGGGAACTCTTCATTCCGATCGTGGAGAGCAGGCCAACCGGATAATTATTACGGGAATGAGAACTGTGCCGTATCATGGTTGACGGATATGGAAAAGGGGAAAATGGGTGACAGGCCATGTAATGAAAAACATCCATTTATATGTTACAGTG TTATGAAACCCACGACTTCTCAACCCTCAACCATGTTACTCACTTCTACTAACCGCCCCATGACTAAGCAATCGATCACCGTGCCCTCAACAGCCGTCAAGAATAATCAGACAATGGGGGGTGGTCATGCGGCACCGCTGATTCAAGCTGCTAGTCAAGCATCTCCCCATTATCTGTTCAGGGCtcttttgcctgcctgctctcTTTACCTCTCACTTTTACACCTGTTGTAA